Proteins co-encoded in one Nitrospirota bacterium genomic window:
- a CDS encoding P-II family nitrogen regulator — MKKIVAVIRPFKLDDVKNALNQAGVTGMTVSDVKGFGRQKGHAELYRGAEYVIDFLPKTKIEVVVTDEIAEKVISAIVDSARTGKLGDGKIFITNVTETVRIRTGERGEDAI; from the coding sequence ATGAAAAAGATAGTAGCAGTAATAAGGCCATTTAAACTTGATGATGTCAAGAATGCCTTAAACCAGGCAGGGGTCACAGGTATGACGGTCTCGGATGTAAAGGGATTCGGGCGCCAGAAGGGACATGCAGAGCTGTACAGGGGCGCTGAATACGTGATTGATTTTTTACCTAAGACAAAGATAGAGGTCGTTGTAACAGATGAAATCGCAGAGAAGGTTATCTCCGCAATTGTGGACTCTGCCAGGACCGGTAAATTGGGAGATGGGAAAATATTTATCACAAATGTTACAGAGACTGTTCGAATCAGAACCGGTGAGAGAGGGGAAGACGCTATATAA
- a CDS encoding ammonium transporter: MYFALYPPDNKNEGGVCMESQINSGDTAFILISAALVMLMTIPGLALFYSGLVRRKNVLGTMMQSFILVGLITVQWVLFGYSIAFGPDRMGIIGGLEWLGLSGVGLIPNPDYAATIPHQTFMIYQCMFAIITPCLIAGAYAERMKFSAFVIFSLLWTTIVYDPLAHWVWGLGGWMRNMGALDFAGGTVVHISSGITALLAAILIGKRVGYMREPMPPHNMTLVVMGASLLWFGWFGFNAGSALTSGGLATSAFVVTHIAAAAALLAWTFVEWVHHGKPTILGAASGAVAGLVAITPASGFVGPVSAILIGIGAGVICFYSVVILKNKFGYDDSLDAFGVHGVGGTWGAIATGLFASKAVNPAGADGLFFGNPHQLWIQVIATVASLVFAFVVSFILLKIVDLIVGLRVSNEDEIMGLDLTQHNETGYSM; the protein is encoded by the coding sequence ATGTATTTTGCTTTATACCCTCCTGATAACAAAAATGAAGGAGGAGTTTGTATGGAAAGTCAGATTAATTCAGGAGATACAGCGTTTATTTTAATCTCTGCAGCGCTGGTAATGTTAATGACCATACCGGGTCTTGCATTATTCTATAGCGGTCTTGTACGGAGGAAAAATGTACTCGGCACTATGATGCAGAGTTTCATCCTTGTAGGGTTGATCACTGTTCAATGGGTTCTGTTCGGCTACTCTATCGCATTTGGACCTGACAGGATGGGGATAATCGGCGGACTGGAATGGCTTGGGCTAAGCGGGGTTGGTCTCATTCCCAATCCGGATTATGCAGCAACTATCCCGCACCAGACATTTATGATCTACCAGTGTATGTTTGCAATAATAACCCCTTGCCTTATTGCAGGGGCTTATGCAGAAAGGATGAAGTTCTCAGCCTTCGTCATATTCAGCCTGCTATGGACAACCATAGTCTATGACCCGCTTGCCCACTGGGTATGGGGTTTAGGCGGATGGATGAGAAATATGGGGGCACTTGATTTTGCGGGAGGTACTGTTGTTCACATTAGTTCAGGAATAACTGCTCTACTCGCAGCCATCCTCATTGGAAAGAGGGTCGGTTATATGAGGGAGCCGATGCCGCCTCACAACATGACACTTGTGGTTATGGGGGCATCTCTTCTGTGGTTCGGCTGGTTCGGCTTCAATGCCGGCAGTGCTCTCACTTCAGGCGGCCTTGCGACAAGCGCCTTTGTTGTAACACACATTGCCGCTGCTGCTGCGTTACTTGCATGGACGTTTGTAGAGTGGGTGCATCATGGCAAACCAACGATACTTGGGGCAGCGAGCGGTGCAGTAGCAGGCCTTGTTGCAATTACACCGGCCTCAGGATTTGTCGGGCCGGTATCGGCTATTTTGATTGGAATCGGTGCAGGAGTTATTTGCTTTTATTCTGTTGTCATTTTAAAGAACAAGTTCGGATATGATGACTCCCTTGATGCATTTGGGGTGCACGGGGTCGGCGGTACGTGGGGTGCAATAGCTACCGGACTTTTTGCGTCAAAGGCTGTAAACCCTGCAGGTGCAGACGGACTCTTTTTCGGCAATCCCCATCAATTGTGGATTCAGGTTATAGCAACGGTTGCCAGTCTGGTTTTCGCATTTGTTGTATCATTTATTCTACTGAAGATTGTTGATCTAATTGTCGGTTTACGTGTAAGTAATGAGGATGAGATAATGGGGCTTGATTTAACCCAGCACAATGAGACTGGATACTCAATGTAA
- a CDS encoding P-II family nitrogen regulator, whose translation MKKVEAIIKPFKLDEVKDALNKIGIKGNTVTEVKGFGRQKGHTELYRGAEYVVDFLPKIKLEVVVSDDLVEKVIETIVNTAKTGRIGDGKIFVTNVEDVVRIRTGERGEDAI comes from the coding sequence ATGAAAAAGGTAGAGGCTATTATAAAACCGTTTAAACTTGATGAGGTGAAAGATGCCCTGAACAAGATAGGCATTAAGGGTAATACTGTTACAGAGGTTAAGGGCTTCGGAAGACAAAAGGGGCATACGGAGTTGTACAGGGGTGCTGAGTATGTTGTAGACTTCCTACCAAAGATAAAACTTGAGGTTGTGGTTTCTGATGACCTCGTGGAAAAGGTAATAGAGACGATTGTAAATACTGCCAAGACAGGAAGAATCGGAGACGGCAAGATATTTGTGACCAATGTGGAAGACGTCGTGCGCATAAGGACAGGGGAGCGCGGAGAGGACGCGATATAA